TAGCCAAAATGCCTGGTCTCGACCTTGAGCATGAGCCCCTCGCGGCTGACGACGTGAGAAGTGAgtcactttttttttctcttcgtCTACCTCTCCAACACAAGGTGGATGAATGAGCCCACCCATCTTGGGAAATCTCACTCAtggaccccccccccccccccccccccccccccccccccccccccccccccccccccccctcctccccccccccccccctcccctccaccCATCATCAACCCACCAACAattctataattaataaatctttatCCTCTCATCcctctccccccccccccccccccttaccGCTCTGCCCCACACAAGCTGTTCTTCTGAAGCTGCCATCTTCATTCACATCGAGACATTACTCAAACTCATCGTTGAATAATTCGGCATTAATCTCACTCTAATTGCACCCGGCTCACTCACTGTCGTTCTCACCAAACACCTTCATGTCATACCTCACTCATCTCACTCAACTCACTCACACCGTCACCACCACCGCAAACCCACAATCACAAACACCACCACAATGCTCAACCAACGACTAACGCACCCTCAGTCCTGGGACAGGATCCCCTGATCCCTCCCGCCCTTCTCTCCTCCGAGATCCCCATGACCGACGCCGCCCTCCAAACCGTCGTCCGCGGCCGCAACGAGGCCGTCGACATCATCATGGGCAAAGACGACCGTCTCCTCGTCATCATCGGCCCCTGCTCCCTCCACGACCCAGCCACAGCAATCGAGTACTGCGCCCGCCTCAAGGCCCTCGCCGCGAAGCTCTCCTCCGACCTCTGCGTCATCATGCGCGCCTACCTCGAGAAGCCGCGCACCACCGTCGGCTGGAAGGGCCTCATCAACGACCCGGACATCGACTCCACCTTCAAGATCAACAAGGGCCTGCGCATCTCCCGCCAGCTCTTCAGCGATCTCACGACTGCCGGCATGCCCATCGCCAGCGAGATGCTCGACACAATCTCCCCCCAGTTCCTCGCCGATTTCATCTCGGTTGGTGCCATCGGCGCCCGCACCACGGAATCCCAGCTCCACCGCGAGCTCGCCTCCGGCCTGTCCTTCCCCGTCGGCTTCAAGAACGGCACCGACGGCAACCTTGGCGTCGCCATCGACGCCATTGGCGCCGCGGCTGCCAAGCACCACTTCATGGGTGTCACCAAGCAGGGCCTCGCCGCTATCACCCGCACAAAGGGCAACGAGCACGGCTTCGTCATCCTCCGCGGCGGCTCCCACGGCCCCAACTTTGACAAGGAGAATGTCCAAAAGGCAAAGGACACGCTCACTAAGAAGGGCCAGAAGCAGGCCATCATGATTGACTGCTCCCACGGTATGTCCCCTGTCCTAACTTACAAGCACATCAAGACCTAACACGTCACAGGCAACTCCAACAAGGACCACCGCAACCAGCCCAAGGTCGCCGCCGTCATCGGCGACCAGCTCCGCGAGGGCGAAAAGTCCATCATCGGCGTCATGATCGAGTCCAACATCAACGAGGGCAACCAAAAGGTGCCCGCCGAGGGCCCCGCCGCCCTCAAGAAGGGCGTCTCCATCACCGACGCCTGCATCGACTGGGACTCCACCGTCGACGTCCTCGAGGGCCTCGCCTCCGCCGTCCGCGCCCGCCGCGAGCGCAACGCCGGTTCGGCCAACGGCAACGAGGACTCGCACAAGGTTACCCACCTGGAGGAGGAGT
The window above is part of the Colletotrichum lupini chromosome 9, complete sequence genome. Proteins encoded here:
- a CDS encoding 3-deoxy-7-phosphoheptulonate synthase codes for the protein MPGLDLEHEPLAADDVRILGQDPLIPPALLSSEIPMTDAALQTVVRGRNEAVDIIMGKDDRLLVIIGPCSLHDPATAIEYCARLKALAAKLSSDLCVIMRAYLEKPRTTVGWKGLINDPDIDSTFKINKGLRISRQLFSDLTTAGMPIASEMLDTISPQFLADFISVGAIGARTTESQLHRELASGLSFPVGFKNGTDGNLGVAIDAIGAAAAKHHFMGVTKQGLAAITRTKGNEHGFVILRGGSHGPNFDKENVQKAKDTLTKKGQKQAIMIDCSHGNSNKDHRNQPKVAAVIGDQLREGEKSIIGVMIESNINEGNQKVPAEGPAALKKGVSITDACIDWDSTVDVLEGLASAVRARRERNAGSANGNEDSHKVTHLEEE